The Nostoc sp. PCC 7524 nucleotide sequence TCATGATTACCAATGCAAGTAAATAACGGTGCGTGTTGAATGATTTGCCCACCAGTGTAAGTGATTTTCTGGTCGTTATCATTCATTTCATAGTGGGCGCGACCTTGTAAACCTGGAAATAAAGCATTCCCCCGATGATCATCAAACCATTCTGAGGCGCGATCAGGAACATTAACTAAATCACCAGCAAACCAAACTGCATCCACTTGTCCCACAGTTTCTACAACTTTTTGTAGGTTAGCAGCTGTCATTGGCTTAAGTTGATGATCGGAAGTCAGGAGAATTTTTTGCGGTGTACCTGATGGGGGATTGGGTGCAAGGGTAAAAATCTCGCTGCTAACACTTTCACCATTCTCTCTCACACTTGTCACCAGATAATTAACCCGTACACCAGGGGTTAATCCTGTCACCTCTGCTTCATGTCGCCAGATATGACGTTCTACTGGTTGTTGATAAACTTGGCCGGTTTGGGTTTGCTTTCCTACTCTAGAATTTTGGTCTTCCCGTGTGCGGCTGAGTTTGCTAGTGCTAGCTTTTGCAGTTTGTTGTAAATTTTCACCGTAGTTGACTGTATGCTGATTACCAGCAAATTCAGTAAACCAAACTACCCGCACTGAGTTCGCAGTTGGTAATTGCAAAAATGGGTCTGTCAGCAGTTGGGGTGCTGAGGTCATAATTGTTTGCCCAAATGAATGCACACTTATCAGATTAAGGCATAGGGAAAACAGAATGACATACATGAGCGGTTTTGTGCGTAAAAGCATAGTTTTGCCGCTAGTAAAGCTGTAATAGTTATTTTAGGGAATGCCAAACAGTAAAGTATCCGAAATTAATAGACCTCTCGGAAAATGAATGTAGAGACGTTCTATAGAACGTCTCTACAAGGGTTTCAAACCACGCACATTTAATTACCGGAGATGTCTACTACTTCTCTTAATATACAAGGGTGCGTCAGTGTGAGAAAACTAACCATATCAAGAGAATATTCATACTGACGCACCCCGCACCTATTTTTTCACGCCAATATTAAAAATCCTGGTACGTCTGCTATGATTATCCAAAAAATCGTAAAAAAGATTACATATGGGTAATGAAGACTTTCTCATTGATGAGCCAACTATCATTGTAGAATTCGCTCCTAGTCCGGGGATGAGGTCAGTTAGCGTAACTCCAGCAGATATTGCTAAAGAATCGGCGAAAGCATTAGATAAAGCCATGCTGACTATCCGGCAAATGGCACAAAAAACAATGGACACAATCGATACATTAGCTAACAAGCCATCGGAAGTGGAACTAGAATTTGGCATCAAGTTAAATACCGAAGCAGGTGCAATTATTGCCAAAACTTCGGGAGAAGCCAGCCTCAAGGTGAAGTTACTCTGGGAGCGTAAAGATTCCAATAATGAGCCAGATTCAAAATCTGCGTAACTTTACCGTGCAGATTCGTGGTGTCAATAATGTAATTGTTGGCACCGGTTTTGTAGTTTCCCATACAGGACAGATTGTTACCTGTTGTCATGTGGTGCGGGATGCAGGGGGACAAGTCGCTGAGGGAGTAGAAATCAATGTCTACTTCCCGAAAGCGAGAAACCCAGAACAGAAAGCGCACACAGCCACAGTTACAGCCTGTTTTGTAGACCATGATGATGATGTCGTTGTGTTGCAACTGGACACGACTACATTACCAGATGGCATAGAACCAGCAATTTTGGGGATGGCTGAAGGTTCTGCCGGTCATAAATTCAGGAGTTATGGCTATCGCCGTTTAGACCCATACCAAGGATTGTGGGCAGACGGTGATATATTAGGCTTTGTTGAAGCACCGGAGGATCGCATTTTGCATAGCGATCCTGTAATGTTGAGTAGCCAGCATATCGACAGTGGTATGAGTGGTTCAGCCGTTCTGGATATTGAACGTAATTTAGTAGTAGGTGTGATTGCGGAAACTTGGGACTCTGGAGCAAGTGAAAAAGACCGAGACACCAGTTTTGCTGTTGATTGTCGAGTCCTCACTTTTGATCCCATGTGCCTACCATTAGCAGATGCACCACCTACACACCCAAATATAATGAACTCAAACCCTACAGGAGTGCCACCAGTGTCTCAACCGGGGAGAGTCCTGAACCTGAATAATGCACCAGCACCTCTACAAGAATGGGTAGGTAGGGTAGATTTTCTCAATACACTCAATCAGGACTGGGTTGATCCCCATTGCTCAATCGTGGGACTCATCGGTTTTGGTGGCGAAGGTAAAAGTTCCCTCACCCGTCGCTGGCTGGAAAATTTGCTGCAAGATTCATCACTACCGCAACCTACTGGTGTGTTTTGGTGGGGTTTTTATGAAAAAGCTAGTGTGGATGAATTTTTTGAGGCGGCGCTAAGGTTTCTCAATGACAAAATTGATCCCCGTGTATTGACCTCAACTACTATTAAAGTCCAAGTGATATTGGCAATGCTCAACAGTGGGCGATATCTCTTCATCTTGGATGGGTTGGAAGTGCTGCAACAGCAAGAGGGAGATGATTACGGCGAGTTAACTAGCATAGACTTGCGGGAGTTTTTGCGCGAGTTTGCGGCTGGGAAACATGAATCATTTTGTTTAATTAACAGCCGTGCGCCACTGGTAGACTTGATTGATTTCACCACTTACACCCATCGAGATGTCGAACAGCTAACTGTCGATGAAGGTAGACAATTACTGAAAAAATTGGGAGTCAAGGGTACAGATGCTCAGTTAAACCGAGTGGTGCAGCAGTGGGATGGTTACGCTTTGGTTTTGAGTCTGTTGGGGTCTTATCTGGTAGATAATTACGGCGGCGAGATTGAACATATCGTCGAAATTCCAGCACCAACGGCTGATGAACCTCGATATGAGCGAGTGCGGCGAGTATTGCGACGCTATGACGAAAACCTCACAGCAGTAGAACAAAAATTAATGCGGGGGTTGAGTGCGTTTCGTCTACCAGTACCAGAGTCAGCATTACAGCAGGTATTTCCACAGTTTGGGGCTGGTTTGTCCACTTCCACCCCATCAGAACATACACCGTCATTAAATAGCGACTCCTTGCTGACAATAGTGCAGCGATTGGTCAACTATCGGATTTTGCGACACAATCAGCAAGAACATTACTACACCATTCATCCCCTCATCCGCGCTCACTATTTGGAAATACTGCACAATGATCTTCAGGAAGCAGAGTTAGTTCATCAAATAATTGCAGATTATTATCTTGACTCGGCTGGCGAGACATCAGAGAACCCAACCTTGGATGATTTAGCACCATTAATTGAAGCTGTGCATCACCTCTGCCAAGCGGGGAATTATGAGCAGGCACATAGTATCTACTGGAAGCGCATTTACCAGGGCGATCGCCGTGTACTTATCCATAAACTCGGAGCCTGCGAAACCAACTTAACCCTCATGCAGGACTTTTTCCCCAACGGCGACACATCCCAAGAACCACAGGTGAGTAATTCTGATAATAAATGTTTTATCCTCAACGAAGTAGGTTTGTGTTTGATGAGCCTGGGACGTATGGAGGAAGCACCAACTTTCTATGAGCGTTCCATTGCGATCGCTCTTAGCATGGAAGACTGGAAAAACGCCAGCATCGGCTACCGAAATCTAGCAGAGCTATATGCTTATCTCGGCAAACTCACAGCCAGTGCTGATGCTGCAAGGGAAGCATTGAGCCTTGCTCGTCGTGCTGAAAGTAAGATAGGTGAAACGAATTCATTGACTCGTCAAGGGCGGGCTGCCTACTTGCAGGGTGATGTTGAAACAGCAGGTACAGTCTTTCAGCAGGCAGAGGTATTGGAACGGGAAATTGACTCCAGTGAGCTTTATCTATACAGCTTGCGGGGTATTCAGCACGCTGATTACTTGCGGCGAGTAGGAAGTAGAGGCTATGCACGGCAGGTAACAGAGGCAAACCTAAAGATTTGTCAACGCAATAACTGGGTTAATAGTATCAGCAGATGTCATCGTGTTTTAGGCGACCTAGATGCAGATGCTGGGCAACACGAAAATGCTCGCGAACATTATAACGAAGCCCTCAAAATTGCCCGTAGTATTTCTCAACGCCCCGTCCTGATTGAAGCACTATTAGCACGGGGGCGTTGGGCGGCGCGTCAGGGTGAAGTTGCGGCAGCGCGTAGTGATTTAGAAGAAGCTCTGAATTATGCCTGTGCTGGTGGTTATCGCATCCACGAAGCCGATACTCGCATCGCCTTGGCGTGGATGCACCTAGCAAACCACAATTACCCAGCAGCAAAAGCAGAGGCACAAAAAGCACAATTGATGAGTGATGTAATGGGCTATTATTGGGGTCGAGTTGATGCCGATGAAGTCTTGCAAGCTTTAGAACAGAATTCCTGAAGTTTATGTTCTTGATTAAGTCTCATAGTTAGTCGTCCGTGAGTATTAAAGGCTCGCTCACGAGTATCAAAGACTCATCCGCGAATATCTGAGATTTGCTCACGAGTATTAAAGACTCATCCACGAGTATCAAAGACTCATCCGCGAATATCTGAGACTCGCTCACGAATATCAAAGGCTCATCCGCGAGTATCAAAGACTCGCCCACGAGTATTAAAGACTCATCCGCGAATATCTGAGACTCGCCCACGAGTATCAAAACCTCGCTCACGAGTATTAAAGACTCGCCCACGAATATCAAAAACTCCTCATCCTCTCTGCACACCAGTTGCTACAAGTCGGCGGAGCCGCCCACCGCACTGGCTCGCCTTTGCGTGAGGCAAAAAAAGATTTATGCAAGAAGTCTAATAAGTCTGATCACCTGATCCCCTATTCTTTTGATCCCCCCTAACCCCCCTTAAAAAAGGGTGGAACTGGAATCAAAGTCTCCCTTTTGAAGGGGAGCCACTGCGTTGGGCGGGTTTCCCGACTTGTAGCAAGTGGCGTAGATTTAGGGGGATCAGATTTGTGTGTACACCGTAGCCTGCAAGGAGAGGGGTTTGGGGAAAGATTCATCGCATTCAAGTTTTGCTGAACACAGACACACCCAGAAGATAATAGCGATCGCCTTAATACTCAGCAGCCGAAAATCTCGGAATTTGGGAAAATAATAGATTAAGTTGAGTATCACAAAACTCACTTGATTTCCTCATTTCCTCTAGGAAAATATGACTCATCCTTTCCTGAAACGCTTGCATAGTCCGGAACGTCCGGTTATCGTCTTCGACGGTGCAATGGGAACAAACTTACAAACCCAAAACCTCACGGCTGAGGATTTCGGCGGTGTGCAGTATGAAGGTTGTAACGAATACTTAGTCCACACCAAACCTGAAGCCGTCGCTAAGGTTCACCGCGACTTTCTCGCCGTGGGTGCAGATGTCATTGAAACTGATACTTTCGGTGCTACGTCGATTGTACTGGCAGAATATGACTTAGCAGACCAGACTTACTACCTCAATAAAACCGCCGCCGAATTAGCTAAAAGTGTCGCTGCGGAATTTTCCACCCCAGAGAAACCCCGATTTGTAGCGGGTTCTATCGGCCCCACAACTAAACTACCAACTCTGGGACACATCGATTTTGATACCATGCAAGCGGCTTTTGCTGAACAAGCAGAAGCACTGATTGATGGTGGAGTTGATTTATTTATCGTTGAAACTTGCCAAGATGTGCTGCAAATCAAAGCGGCGTTGAATGGGATTGAAGAAGTCTTTGCTAAAAAAGGGGAACGTATACCCCTCATGGTGTCGGTGACAATGGAAAGCATGGGGACAATGCTGGTAGGTTCAGAAATCAGCGCCGTCCTGACAATTTTAGAACCTTTCCCAATTGATATTCTGGGGTTGAACTGTGCTACTGGCCCCGACTTGATGAAACCACACATCAAATATTTATCTGAACATTCGCCGTTTGTGGTTTCTTGTATTCCGAACGCGGGTTTACCAGAAAACGTTGGTGGTCAAGCACACTACCGCCTGACACCTGTAGAATTACGCATGGCGTTGATGCACTTTGTTGAAGATTTGGGTGTCCAAGTGATTGGGGGTTGCTGTGGGACACGTCCAGAACACATTCAACAATTGGCACAAATCACCAAAGAACTCAAGCCAAAAGTTAGACAGCCAAGTTTAGAACCTGCGGCTGCATCAATTTATTCGACTCAACCCTACGACCAAGATAATTCTTTCTTGATTGTGGGTGAACGCCTGAACGCCAGTGGTTCCAAAAAGTGCCGCGATTTGCTGAATGCAGAAGATTGGGACGGACTGGTATCAATGGCGAGGGCGCAAGTTAAAGAAGGCGCACATATTCTAGATGTTAACGTCGATTATGTGGGACGCGATGGCGTGCGGGATATGCACGAGTTGGTTTCCCGCCTGGTGAATAATGTCACCTTACCCTTAATGCTGGACTCCACCGAATGGGAAAAAATGGAGGCGGGTTTAAAGGTGGCTGGTGGTAAGTGTCTGTTGAACTCCACCAACTACGAAGATGGCGAACCGCGTTTCTTAAAGGTGCTGGAATTAGCTAAGAAGTACGGCGCGGGTGTGGTCATTGGCACAATTGACGAGGAAGGCATGGCGCGGACAGCAGATAAAAAGTTTCAAATTGCCCAGCGTGCTTACCGTCAAGCTGTAGAATATGGTATTTCTGCCCATGAGATATTCTTTGATACTCTGGCATTACCCATTTCTACGGGGATTGAAGAAGACCGAGAAAACGGCAAAGCGACTATAGAAGCTATTCGTCGCATTCGTCAAGAATTACCAGGGTGTCACGTTATTTTGGGTGTATCGAATATATCCTTCGGTTTAAACCCAGCTTCACGTATTGTACTTAATTCCATGTTCTTGCATGAGGCGATGTCAGCTGGCATGGATGGAGCGATCGTCAGTGCTAGCAAGATTTTACCACTGTCTAAGATAGAACCACAGCATCAAGAAGTTTGTCGCCAATTAATTTATGATGAGCGCAAATTCGAGGGTGATGTCTGCGTTTACGACCCCTTAGCAGAATTAACTAAATTATTTGAGGGTGTCAAAGCCAAACGCAACACAGGTATTGATGAAAACCTACCCATCGAAGAACGCCTGAAACGCCATATCATCGACGGTGAACGCATCGGCTTAGAAGCACAATTAGCCAAAGCCTTAGAACAATATCCCCCACTGGAAATTATCAACACTTTCCTCCTAGACGGGATGAAAGTAGTGGGTGAGTTATTCGGTTCAGGACAGATGCAATTACCGTTCGTTTTGCAGTCAGCCGAAACAATGAAAGCTGCTGTAGCCTACCTTGAACCCTTCATGGAAAAATCCGAGGCGGGAAATAATGCCAAGGGGACAGTAATTATTGCCACCGTTAAGGGTGATGTTCACGACATCGGTAAAAACCTAGTAGATATCATCTTGTCTAACAACGGTTACAAAGTGATTAACTTAGGTATTAAACAGCCAGTAGAAAACATCATCGAAGCCTACAACCAATACAAAGCCGATTGTATCGCCATGAGTGGCTTATTGGTGAAATCCACCGCCTTCATGAAAGAGAACTTGCAGGTATTCAACGAAAAAGGCATTACTGTACCCGTAATTTTAGGTGGTGCAGCCTTAACTCCCAAGTTTGTCCATGAAGATTGTCAAAACACCTACAAAGGTAAGGTAGTTTACGGCAAAGATGCTTTCTCAGACTTGCATTTCATGGATAAATTAATGCCTGCAAAAGCATCTAGTAATTGGGATGACTTACAAGGATTCCTAAACGAACTCAAAACGGAAGCACCGGAAAACACCAATCAAAAATCCCCACTCCCCACCCCCCGCTCCCCACTCCCCACTCCCCACTCCCCACTCCCTCCAGACACCCGACGTTCCGAAGCCATAGCGGTAGATATTGAACGTCCCACGCCGCCATTCTGGGGAAGTAAACTATTACAGCCTAGTGATATTCCCATTGAGGAAATATTCTGGCATTTAGATTTACAAGCCTTAATTGCTGGACAGTGGCAATTCCGCAAACCCAAGGAACAATCTAGGGAAGAATATCAGGCTTTCTTAAACGAGAAAGTGTATCCCATTTTAGAAACTTGGAAGCAGCGCATCATCGATGAGAATCTGTTGCATCCCCAGGTAATTTACGGGTACTTCCCTTGTCAATCCGAAGGAAATACCCTGTATATCTATGAAAGCAACAGCCCAAACGCGAAAGAGGTGGCTAAATTTGAGTTTCCCCGCCAAAAGTCCTCAAAAAGGCTGTGCATTGCAGATTTCTTTGCGCCGAAGGATTCGGGAATCATTGATGTTTTCCCTATGCAAGCGGTGACTGTGGGTGAAATTGCTACGGAGTACGCCCAAAAATTATTTGCAGATAATCAATACACTGATTATCTGTATTTTCACGGTGTAGCGGTGCAAGTAGCAGAAGCCTTAGCTGAATGGACACACGCGAGAATTCGCCATGAATTAGGGTTTGCTGCTGAAGAACCGGATAATATTCGGGATATATTAGCACAGCGTTATCGTGGTTCACGGTATAGTTTTGGCTATCCGGCTTGTCCCAATATCCAAGACCAGTACAAGCAGCTGGAGTTGTTGCAGACTGACAGAATTA carries:
- a CDS encoding CU044_2847 family protein encodes the protein MGNEDFLIDEPTIIVEFAPSPGMRSVSVTPADIAKESAKALDKAMLTIRQMAQKTMDTIDTLANKPSEVELEFGIKLNTEAGAIIAKTSGEASLKVKLLWERKDSNNEPDSKSA
- a CDS encoding tetratricopeptide repeat protein, with translation MSQIQNLRNFTVQIRGVNNVIVGTGFVVSHTGQIVTCCHVVRDAGGQVAEGVEINVYFPKARNPEQKAHTATVTACFVDHDDDVVVLQLDTTTLPDGIEPAILGMAEGSAGHKFRSYGYRRLDPYQGLWADGDILGFVEAPEDRILHSDPVMLSSQHIDSGMSGSAVLDIERNLVVGVIAETWDSGASEKDRDTSFAVDCRVLTFDPMCLPLADAPPTHPNIMNSNPTGVPPVSQPGRVLNLNNAPAPLQEWVGRVDFLNTLNQDWVDPHCSIVGLIGFGGEGKSSLTRRWLENLLQDSSLPQPTGVFWWGFYEKASVDEFFEAALRFLNDKIDPRVLTSTTIKVQVILAMLNSGRYLFILDGLEVLQQQEGDDYGELTSIDLREFLREFAAGKHESFCLINSRAPLVDLIDFTTYTHRDVEQLTVDEGRQLLKKLGVKGTDAQLNRVVQQWDGYALVLSLLGSYLVDNYGGEIEHIVEIPAPTADEPRYERVRRVLRRYDENLTAVEQKLMRGLSAFRLPVPESALQQVFPQFGAGLSTSTPSEHTPSLNSDSLLTIVQRLVNYRILRHNQQEHYYTIHPLIRAHYLEILHNDLQEAELVHQIIADYYLDSAGETSENPTLDDLAPLIEAVHHLCQAGNYEQAHSIYWKRIYQGDRRVLIHKLGACETNLTLMQDFFPNGDTSQEPQVSNSDNKCFILNEVGLCLMSLGRMEEAPTFYERSIAIALSMEDWKNASIGYRNLAELYAYLGKLTASADAAREALSLARRAESKIGETNSLTRQGRAAYLQGDVETAGTVFQQAEVLEREIDSSELYLYSLRGIQHADYLRRVGSRGYARQVTEANLKICQRNNWVNSISRCHRVLGDLDADAGQHENAREHYNEALKIARSISQRPVLIEALLARGRWAARQGEVAAARSDLEEALNYACAGGYRIHEADTRIALAWMHLANHNYPAAKAEAQKAQLMSDVMGYYWGRVDADEVLQALEQNS
- the metH gene encoding methionine synthase, whose translation is MTHPFLKRLHSPERPVIVFDGAMGTNLQTQNLTAEDFGGVQYEGCNEYLVHTKPEAVAKVHRDFLAVGADVIETDTFGATSIVLAEYDLADQTYYLNKTAAELAKSVAAEFSTPEKPRFVAGSIGPTTKLPTLGHIDFDTMQAAFAEQAEALIDGGVDLFIVETCQDVLQIKAALNGIEEVFAKKGERIPLMVSVTMESMGTMLVGSEISAVLTILEPFPIDILGLNCATGPDLMKPHIKYLSEHSPFVVSCIPNAGLPENVGGQAHYRLTPVELRMALMHFVEDLGVQVIGGCCGTRPEHIQQLAQITKELKPKVRQPSLEPAAASIYSTQPYDQDNSFLIVGERLNASGSKKCRDLLNAEDWDGLVSMARAQVKEGAHILDVNVDYVGRDGVRDMHELVSRLVNNVTLPLMLDSTEWEKMEAGLKVAGGKCLLNSTNYEDGEPRFLKVLELAKKYGAGVVIGTIDEEGMARTADKKFQIAQRAYRQAVEYGISAHEIFFDTLALPISTGIEEDRENGKATIEAIRRIRQELPGCHVILGVSNISFGLNPASRIVLNSMFLHEAMSAGMDGAIVSASKILPLSKIEPQHQEVCRQLIYDERKFEGDVCVYDPLAELTKLFEGVKAKRNTGIDENLPIEERLKRHIIDGERIGLEAQLAKALEQYPPLEIINTFLLDGMKVVGELFGSGQMQLPFVLQSAETMKAAVAYLEPFMEKSEAGNNAKGTVIIATVKGDVHDIGKNLVDIILSNNGYKVINLGIKQPVENIIEAYNQYKADCIAMSGLLVKSTAFMKENLQVFNEKGITVPVILGGAALTPKFVHEDCQNTYKGKVVYGKDAFSDLHFMDKLMPAKASSNWDDLQGFLNELKTEAPENTNQKSPLPTPRSPLPTPHSPLPPDTRRSEAIAVDIERPTPPFWGSKLLQPSDIPIEEIFWHLDLQALIAGQWQFRKPKEQSREEYQAFLNEKVYPILETWKQRIIDENLLHPQVIYGYFPCQSEGNTLYIYESNSPNAKEVAKFEFPRQKSSKRLCIADFFAPKDSGIIDVFPMQAVTVGEIATEYAQKLFADNQYTDYLYFHGVAVQVAEALAEWTHARIRHELGFAAEEPDNIRDILAQRYRGSRYSFGYPACPNIQDQYKQLELLQTDRINLYMDESEQLYPEQSTTAIITYHPVAKYFTA